The nucleotide window CACACGGGGGGAGATGCACATATAGGTAGATTTACACAGACATGCGTTTTCCTCGTACCTACGTGCGGGGGGCGGCTCGCCCGGCGACGGCCGCCTCTCTTCACCCGCTCGTGATGCTCTTTATCTGCTTGACGAATTCATCCCTAGAGGTGTTGCTCATGAAGGTGACAATGTACTGGTTCAACTTCTTCTCATCacctggggggaggggggaaagcagaagaagcagaaataAATGGAGTGCACtcagatgggaaaaaaaaaaaataataaaataaataaaaaaaataaaaaatatagcctGTTCACACTGCTACACCCCGTTCACACCGCTACACCCCGTTCACACTGCTGCACCCCGTTGGGGCCACCGCCGAAACGGCCAACCTCCCCAGCACTTACATATGTCTCTTCCACTAAACAAAGCGGAGGTACTCTTGGAGGGGATTATTTTGAAGCCCTCAAATATATCCGTATTTAAAAAGAGTCTCCCACTCCCTTTTTGAAAGCAAAGAATGcgaaactttttattttcgacgtttttcataatttgtattttcacCGGCAAGTAACCTGACCAGTCATACTTTTCATTCTTCTTTATaaatttgcttattttgATGCTGTTTTCGGAGTAGAGCACCTGCTCGTTCtctgcaaggggggaaaggcagCCATTGAGTGAGCGAGTGAGCGAGCGAGCGTGCGAGAAGGGATAAGCAGCTAGCCGTACGGCACATAAGGCAGAATCAATTTCAACCCCACAcatgttatatatacatatatatatatacacatatatatatttatatgcctGCTGCTGCACAGGGGCCACGCTCAATGAGACTCACCGAAGGGGTTCTCTGCCTCCGAGAtcttcacctccttcttctcctccgtgACGCTCTTGTTTTTGTTCAGCCGCTGCCGCAACTTTTCAATGTCAATGTTTACGTTTCCGAAAATGTTCAGCTTCCCCACGTGCTCGCTGAACAGCTTGTTGGGCGAGTTGCAGTCATTCTGcaggggaaaagggggggaagcaaatggGTGGGAAGCCCATCAGGGGGGGTTAAACACGGGGcaactcccccccccacacacacgtatatatacacacacgcaTGCCTTCCTCTCATTACCATGGATGCAAACAGACGGTCGTTCTTCTTAATATCGCTGCATTCGCTGGCCGCACTTTCGTTGTCGCTGTGGAGAGGGGTGGGTCAAAATGAGCATTTGCGGGAGCGCAAAAGGGACTGACATATGTGCCCCCAAATGAttatatgtacgcatgtgcaCAAGGACACACTCATATATGAACACAAGCACAGGTGAATACAGGCACAAGTAACCACCTGCAGGGCCGTGCTTCCATTCCTTTCTCCCCTCTTTACGGAAGAGGCCTCTCTCCGGGTTACCTCTTCTGATTCTTGTTCAGGCTACTCTTGTTCGTCTCGTTCTCCGCTGGGTCCTCTTCATCTGTGGCATTTTCCCCATCTGCGCTTCCCCTCTCTTCATCGTCACTGCCCTTCCGCGGAGTTGCGTCCTCCTCGTCAAACTTCTCCTTGCTCGTTTGgccctcctcttcctcgtcgCCCTTTTCGTTTGTGGCCACTTCGTTCCCCACTTCGGCTTCTTCctgctcctcttcttccccatcgtcatcctcctcctcatcctcttcatcgtcTGCCTCTTTGTCCCTTTCAGTGCTTGCCCCTTTCGGCGATTCCTCCCCCTTATCTTTTCCCTCTTCGTCCGTCTCCCCTTCCTCTGGTCCATTCGCCTCCTCATGGGAAGCTTCGTCCGACGCTTCATCTGACGCTTCGTCTGACACATCGTCTGGCAGTTTTTCTCTCAaatcttcttccccctcctcatcatctGCAATCTCATCTtccacctcctcctcatcttccacctcctcctcatcttccacctcctcatcatcttccttctctccttcctcctccccttcctcctcctcttcctcctcctcgatGCCCGCCAATTTCACGACGAACTCCCTCAGTTcgtcatttttccccttgtctatatttttcctcttttttttatcccccttttctaatttcttcctctccttttgaATCGTTTTTTTGGTCTCCTCTGCGAAGTTActtttgttgcttttttttttctctttttttctgatgCTGCCCTTTTGGGGATCCACCGTGCAGGGAGCTTCCACTGGGAGGTCATTCTCCGCATCCCCCCGTCCCACCATCACGGGTTCCTCACCGTAGATATCATTTGAGAAGCACTCACTTggttcttcctccacttgaTTGGAACTTTCATTTTCGGCTAACTCCACTTGGGGTTTATCTGTGGTGGGGGAGAGTACGTACCCATATGAGGTGTACGAACAAATGAGGGGCCTCCACACAGGGGTATTTACCCCCTCT belongs to Plasmodium vivax chromosome 3, whole genome shotgun sequence and includes:
- a CDS encoding hypothetical protein, conserved (encoded by transcript PVX_001030A), with product MYVGLPPYEPTAVLSHRLVPANASLQPALAPPHRSFKRPYNVNAAKQAGDSCRQSMSTMKINSPESKEGNSETKNSKKRSIEKIVSPTKIAKTDVDASEVNDADDIDKPQVELAENESSNQVEEEPSECFSNDIYGEEPVMVGRGDAENDLPVEAPCTVDPQKGSIRKKEKKKSNKSNFAEETKKTIQKERKKLEKGDKKKRKNIDKGKNDELREFVVKLAGIEEEEEEEEGEEEGEKEDDEEVEDEEEVEDEEEVEDEIADDEEGEEDLREKLPDDVSDEASDEASDEASHEEANGPEEGETDEEGKDKGEESPKGASTERDKEADDEEDEEEDDDGEEEEQEEAEVGNEVATNEKGDEEEEGQTSKEKFDEEDATPRKGSDDEERGSADGENATDEEDPAENETNKSSLNKNQKSDNESAASECSDIKKNDRLFASMNDCNSPNKLFSEHVGKLNIFGNVNIDIEKLRQRLNKNKSVTEEKKEVKISEAENPFENEQVLYSENSIKISKFIKKNEKYDWSGYLPVKIQIMKNVENKKFRILCFQKGSGRLFLNTDIFEGFKIIPSKSTSALFSGRDICDEKKLNQYIVTFMSNTSRDEFVKQIKSITSG